One stretch of Paenibacillus sp. AN1007 DNA includes these proteins:
- a CDS encoding histidine triad nucleotide-binding protein, translating to MDCLFCKIVEGTIPSNKVLENDHVIVFHDIHPAAPTHVLIIPKKHISSMNEITTEDLPLIGEIHAAALEAAKRLGVQELGYRLINNCGRDGEQTVHHLHYHLLGGTRLGALTSLSDSHR from the coding sequence ATGGACTGCTTATTTTGCAAAATTGTAGAGGGCACCATTCCCTCCAACAAAGTACTGGAGAACGATCATGTTATCGTTTTTCATGATATTCACCCTGCGGCACCGACACATGTGTTGATCATTCCAAAGAAACATATATCTTCCATGAATGAAATTACTACGGAAGACCTACCTCTCATCGGAGAAATTCATGCGGCTGCACTGGAAGCGGCCAAGCGGCTTGGTGTACAGGAATTGGGATACCGCCTTATCAACAACTGCGGCCGAGACGGTGAGCAGACGGTGCACCATTTGCACTACCATTTACTGGGTGGAACTAGACTGGGTGCACTCACAAGTTTGTCTGATTCGCACCGATAA
- a CDS encoding GatB/YqeY domain-containing protein has protein sequence MNLSERLNEDMKQAMKSKDKFRLSTIRLIRSTIKNLEIDLKRDLDDNEVLDILSREIKQRKDALQEFGKAGREELAANAEAEIEILIQYLPEQLTEEEIKVIVQQTIQETGASSKADMGKVMAALMPKVKGKADGKLVNQAVQQFLQ, from the coding sequence ATGAATCTTAGCGAACGATTGAACGAAGATATGAAGCAAGCGATGAAGAGTAAGGACAAGTTCAGACTCTCCACCATTCGGTTGATTCGTTCGACGATCAAGAATCTTGAAATAGATTTGAAAAGAGATTTGGATGACAACGAAGTGCTTGATATCCTGAGTCGTGAAATCAAACAGCGCAAAGATGCCCTCCAAGAATTTGGCAAAGCAGGTCGCGAAGAACTCGCGGCAAATGCCGAAGCGGAAATTGAAATACTTATCCAGTATCTTCCTGAACAGCTTACCGAAGAAGAAATTAAAGTTATTGTACAGCAGACCATCCAGGAAACCGGTGCTTCTTCGAAAGCCGATATGGGGAAAGTGATGGCGGCCCTTATGCCGAAAGTTAAAGGCAAAGCGGACGGCAAACTGGTTAATCAAGCAGTTCAACAATTTCTGCAATAA
- the rpsU gene encoding 30S ribosomal protein S21, whose product MSETKVRKNETIDAALRRFKRSIAKDGVLAEVKKRKHYEKPSVKRKKKSEAARKRKF is encoded by the coding sequence GTGTCTGAAACTAAAGTTCGCAAAAACGAGACTATTGATGCTGCACTTCGTCGCTTTAAACGTTCCATCGCTAAAGATGGCGTATTGGCTGAGGTGAAGAAACGTAAGCATTATGAGAAGCCAAGCGTAAAGCGCAAGAAAAAGTCCGAGGCTGCTCGTAAGAGAAAGTTTTAG